A single region of the Gorilla gorilla gorilla isolate KB3781 chromosome 1, NHGRI_mGorGor1-v2.1_pri, whole genome shotgun sequence genome encodes:
- the OR14L1 gene encoding olfactory receptor 14L1, whose product MAQFNKNQLIACRRNGKTANDFNQTEVAEFFLMGFSNSWDIQIVHAAVFFLVYLAAVIGNLLIIILTTLDVHLQTPMYFFLRNLSFLDFCYISVTIPKSIVSSLTHDTSISFFGCALQAFFFMDLATTEVAILTVMSYDRYMAICWPLHYEVIINQGVCLRMMAMSWLSGVICGFMHVIATFSLPFCGRNRIRQFFCNIPQLLSLLGPKVITIEIGVMVFGTCLVIISFVVITLSYMYIFSVIMRIPSKEGRSKTFSTCIPHLVVVTLFMISGSIAYVKPISNSPPVLDVFLSVFYTVVPPTLNPVIYSLRNRDMKAALRRQCGP is encoded by the exons ATGGCCCAGTTCAACAAAAATCAGCTCATAGCATGCA gaagaaatggaaagaccGCAAATGATTTTAACCAAACTGAAGTTGCTGAATTTTTCCTCATGGGATTTTCGAATTCCTGGGATATTCAGATTGTACATGCTGCTGTATTCTTCCTAGTTTACCTGGCAGCTGTCATAGGAAATCTCCTAATCATCATACTTACCACTCTGGATGTTCACCTCCAAACCccaatgtatttctttttgagaaacttGTCTTTCTTAGATTTTTGTTACATCTCTGTCACAATTCCAAAATCTATTGTTAGTTCCTTGACTCATGatacttccatttctttctttgggTGTGCTCTGCAAGCCTTCTTTTTCATGGACTTGGCGACTACAGAGGTAGCCATCCTTACAGTGATGTCCTATGACCGCTATATGGCCATCTGCTGGCCTTTACATTATGAGGTCATCATAAACCAAGGTGTCTGTCTGAGGATGATGGCCATGTCGTGGCTCAGTGGGGTGATTTGTGGATTCATGCATGTGATAGCAACATTCTCATTACCATTCTGTGGGCGCAATAGAATACGtcaatttttctgtaatattCCACAGCTCCTAAGCCTCTTAGGCCCCAAAGTAATTACCATTGAGATTGGAGTCATGGTTTTTGGTACATGTCTTGTGATAATCTCCTTTGTTGTAATTACTCTCTCCTACATGTACATTTTTTCTGTCATCATGAGGATTCCTTCTAAGGAGGGTAGATCAAAAACATTTTCTACCTGCATTCCACATCTTGTGGTTGTAACACTCTTTATGATATCTGGCAGCATTGCCTATGTGAAGCCAATTTCAAATTCTCCCCCCGTTCTGGATGTTTTCCTGTCTGTATTCTACACAGTCGTGCCCCCGACCCTGAACCCTGTCATCTATAGTCTGAGGAATAGGGACATGAAGGCAGCCCTGAGAAGGCAGTGTGGTCCCTGA